Proteins from a single region of Streptomyces sp. HUAS 15-9:
- a CDS encoding DUF5997 family protein, which yields MSSQQTGQTMKPATAAKKLGVYLPATPAEFQEGVVSRAELNELQADPPEWLRELRANGPHPRPVVAAKLGVSISGLARAGVTEALTTEQIEALKRERPEWLEKERATQAEVRKESVRVKNLKRDKEQGAERD from the coding sequence ATGAGTTCGCAGCAGACCGGCCAGACGATGAAGCCCGCCACGGCGGCGAAGAAGCTGGGTGTGTACCTCCCCGCCACCCCCGCCGAGTTCCAGGAGGGTGTCGTCTCGCGCGCCGAGCTGAACGAGCTCCAGGCCGATCCGCCCGAGTGGCTGCGCGAGCTGCGCGCCAACGGCCCCCACCCCCGCCCCGTGGTGGCGGCGAAGCTCGGGGTGTCCATCTCGGGTCTGGCGCGTGCCGGGGTCACCGAGGCCCTCACCACCGAGCAGATCGAGGCGCTGAAGCGGGAACGGCCCGAGTGGCTGGAGAAGGAGCGCGCCACCCAGGCCGAGGTGCGCAAGGAGTCGGTGCGCGTCAAGAACCTGAAGCGGGACAAGGAGCAGGGCGCCGAGCGGGACTGA
- a CDS encoding peptidoglycan-binding protein, producing the protein MAQPMSASKLVEILRAEGVTVHEVRDWRHHNRNSKGPWGPVNGVVIHHTVTSGTANSVDICYNGYSGLPGPLCHGVIDKQGHVHLVGNGRANHAGLGDSDVLHAVVNETRLPHDNEADVDGNRHFYGFECINLGDGKDPWPEAQKEAIEKVSAAICRHHGWFERSVIGHKEWQPGKQDPRGFTMDSMRGRIAQRLAGRGGGKDPGDPKPAPKPAHAPFPGSGFFHIGQRSPVITAMGRRLVAERCGHYESGPSPEWTEADRKSYAAWQHKLGFKGKDADGIPGKVSWDRLKVPSGG; encoded by the coding sequence ATGGCCCAGCCGATGAGCGCGTCCAAGCTGGTGGAGATCCTGCGTGCCGAGGGCGTCACCGTCCACGAGGTGCGCGACTGGCGTCACCACAACCGCAACAGCAAGGGCCCCTGGGGACCGGTGAACGGTGTCGTGATCCACCACACCGTCACCTCCGGCACGGCCAACTCCGTGGACATCTGCTACAACGGCTACTCCGGCCTGCCCGGCCCGCTGTGCCACGGCGTGATCGACAAGCAGGGCCATGTCCACCTCGTCGGCAACGGCCGCGCCAACCACGCGGGCCTCGGCGACAGCGACGTTCTGCACGCCGTCGTCAACGAGACGAGACTGCCGCACGACAACGAGGCCGACGTCGACGGCAACCGGCACTTCTACGGCTTCGAGTGCATCAACCTCGGCGACGGCAAGGACCCCTGGCCCGAGGCGCAGAAGGAGGCCATCGAGAAGGTCTCGGCCGCCATCTGCCGCCACCACGGCTGGTTCGAGCGCTCCGTCATCGGGCACAAGGAGTGGCAGCCGGGCAAGCAGGACCCGCGCGGCTTCACGATGGACAGCATGCGGGGGCGCATCGCCCAGCGGCTGGCCGGCCGGGGCGGCGGGAAGGACCCGGGCGACCCCAAGCCCGCGCCGAAGCCGGCACACGCGCCCTTCCCGGGCAGCGGCTTCTTCCACATCGGGCAGAGATCACCCGTCATCACGGCCATGGGCCGCCGACTGGTCGCCGAGCGCTGCGGCCACTACGAGAGCGGGCCGAGCCCCGAGTGGACCGAGGCCGACCGCAAGTCGTACGCCGCCTGGCAGCACAAGCTGGGCTTCAAGGGCAAGGACGCGGACGGCATCCCCGGCAAGGTCAGCTGGGACCGGCTGAAGGTGCCGTCGGGCGGGTGA
- a CDS encoding DUF6519 domain-containing protein has product MHADLSRATFRPERHYSAVLAQQGRVQLDADLNEQTAIQLHRARTLTADLIGRHGGPRDATGFRIEYVGGKHDIDTLYIHGGRYYVDGILCDADRPAPGTPVPDEDAAEPEPAPTAETYWDYWNQPDGFRDPEKPGDRLPSPAQTPFLVYLKVWERAVSAAEDPALREVALGAALPDTAVRAKVVWQVLPLSLAELEIEDAEPSKEVVRAAFDRWAQRQAAPSARLAARSERPEHADEDPCLVRPDARYRGPENQLYRVEVHARGEAKDATFKWSRENGSVVFPVDELDGTWVQLATLGLDDKLDLDVGDLVEFTDTAYASRLEPLPLLRVEELDLPGRRVRLSGEPDPGVGRLPPLHPFLRRWDHREGPRRKGRTAVLKGGGVPVTEGEWLPLEDGVEVYFAKGGGYRTGDHWLIPARTATGSVEWPADPARRPLLTAPAGIARHFAPLALVRGEGGTVDLRLAFGPLAVGIPAADEVTLAAEEQAASEEQAAEADPSGGRSQTTAAAEAAVEGDR; this is encoded by the coding sequence ATGCACGCTGACCTCTCCCGCGCCACGTTCCGTCCGGAGCGGCACTACTCGGCGGTCCTCGCCCAGCAGGGCCGCGTCCAGCTCGACGCCGACCTCAACGAGCAGACCGCGATCCAGCTCCACCGGGCCCGTACCCTCACCGCGGACCTGATCGGCCGGCACGGCGGACCGCGCGACGCGACCGGCTTCCGCATCGAGTACGTGGGCGGCAAGCACGACATCGACACCCTGTACATCCACGGAGGCCGCTACTACGTGGACGGCATCCTGTGCGACGCGGACCGCCCGGCACCCGGCACGCCCGTGCCGGACGAGGACGCCGCGGAACCGGAGCCGGCGCCGACGGCGGAGACGTACTGGGACTACTGGAACCAGCCCGACGGCTTCCGCGACCCGGAGAAGCCCGGCGACCGGCTGCCCTCGCCCGCCCAGACACCGTTCCTGGTCTACCTGAAGGTGTGGGAGCGCGCCGTCTCGGCAGCCGAGGACCCGGCGCTGCGCGAGGTCGCCCTCGGCGCCGCACTGCCCGACACCGCCGTCCGCGCCAAGGTCGTCTGGCAGGTCCTGCCGCTGTCCCTGGCCGAGCTGGAGATCGAGGATGCCGAACCCTCCAAGGAGGTGGTGCGCGCCGCCTTCGACCGCTGGGCGCAGCGCCAGGCCGCCCCCTCGGCGCGGCTCGCCGCCCGCAGCGAGCGGCCCGAGCACGCCGACGAGGACCCGTGCCTGGTCCGGCCCGACGCCCGCTACCGCGGCCCCGAGAACCAGCTGTACCGGGTGGAGGTGCACGCGCGCGGCGAGGCGAAGGACGCCACCTTCAAGTGGTCCCGGGAGAACGGCTCCGTGGTCTTCCCGGTCGACGAACTCGACGGCACCTGGGTGCAGTTGGCCACCCTCGGCCTCGACGACAAGCTGGACCTGGACGTCGGTGACCTCGTCGAGTTCACCGACACCGCGTACGCCTCCCGCCTCGAACCGCTGCCCCTGCTGCGGGTCGAGGAACTGGACCTGCCGGGCCGGCGCGTCCGCCTCTCCGGCGAACCGGACCCGGGCGTGGGACGGCTGCCGCCTCTGCATCCGTTCCTGCGTCGCTGGGACCACCGCGAGGGGCCGCGGCGCAAGGGCCGTACCGCTGTCCTGAAGGGCGGCGGGGTGCCCGTCACCGAGGGGGAGTGGCTGCCCCTGGAGGACGGTGTCGAGGTGTACTTCGCCAAGGGCGGCGGCTACCGCACCGGCGACCACTGGCTGATCCCCGCCCGCACCGCCACCGGCAGCGTCGAGTGGCCCGCCGACCCGGCCCGCCGCCCCCTGCTGACGGCGCCCGCCGGGATCGCCCGGCACTTCGCGCCGCTGGCCCTGGTCAGGGGCGAGGGCGGCACCGTCGACCTGCGCCTGGCCTTCGGACCGCTGGCCGTCGGCATTCCGGCGGCGGACGAGGTGACGCTCGCGGCCGAGGAACAGGCCGCGAGCGAGGAACAGGCCGCGGAGGCCGATCCCTCCGGCGGCCGCTCACAGACCACAGCGGCGGCCGAGGCCGCCGTGGAAGGAGACCGCTGA
- a CDS encoding putative baseplate assembly protein encodes MLVLLGRLVGHRPRPGVAAGTHLAYTLERDPRAEAMPVLIPRGARSHSVPASADEQSLTFETGRDLTARWDWNELKVRRRRPSLITPDDLDRRSQLFVEGTANSLRTGDQLLFVFGEQAGGERKLLPVVNVRIDREEEITAISLPKSAPPALKELVDEVRRWTAGPVDPGEPGEPGDEPPTPEVPNPRPVSRLIEDFDDQVLAPLRADLDGIKTPGGLATRLADPVARLGEAQVLAEPYEDVAAWFEQLEAVLAELAERAGELAPAQLADTAASDALSGAVVGTDAQKGTARDPHHAALQTLSRILPALRSTAPAPRAGGRPHRPGTDTARLLTALDPGLGSLYPAWRTAAAPGTAQLLRELLVMRVTAAPFGATAPLKPVQDDRGRVIRTADWPLTGAVLASMRVVYDTAGKVPVRAEFQYVEGSSSDQRAENLPVTQQLTFPLGPGQVDLSTRAAQDRELSWLNRRPAVAEEPGVTARLHSGLPERTLFVSRPEEDGTVHVGIHNGTPQEFTLRPGAPVQVTHGEYEVSLRYTMGSTEPNVEVVIASKPEPVNFRVLQLDSVHDGITVGSWVAVQRPAKGATVPGDAKLAFVTTQVAAARTAAYSDYGITGRGTELTLADPWLDEFDVLLSHIRDTTVHAAGEPLRPADEPLGEDVHGNEIELAELYDGLRPGRTLVVSGERADIPGATGVTATEVVTLAAADPAVDPRLPGDHVHTRLTLTADLVHRYRRASVRILGNVVEATHGESREEAIGSGDSDRVNQTFALWQSPLTWLAADNPPPAFGRGYPHLASLGATPVLEVRVDGVLWHEADSLAGRGPTERVYITGTASDGRTTVTFGDGVHGARLPSGHENVRARYRFGTGRAADVPADRITQPLTRPLGVTAVTNPRPATGGADADGPGLTRRTVPLAVSALDRLVSPADYEDFARSRAGIGRAAARELFDGRRRVLHVTVAGTDDVPIADDSDLLRALRGALTEYGDPNLPVRVDVRELVLLLVAAKVKVAPDHSWEIVEPRLRQALLRRLGYEGRELGQPARLSELLATAHSVPGVDHVDVDVLTGVPASAGPEELTALLTGPGTPGPSVPAHQATYEERTHTVRDEHGETLSAVCARYGIPLAQLLCLNPDITDTRPLAKGRTVFVFRGIRPAQLALLSARAADTLILTEVK; translated from the coding sequence ATGCTGGTGCTCCTCGGCCGGCTCGTCGGCCACCGCCCGCGACCCGGTGTGGCGGCCGGCACTCATCTCGCCTACACCCTCGAACGCGATCCGCGCGCCGAGGCCATGCCGGTGCTGATCCCGCGCGGCGCGCGCAGCCACAGCGTGCCCGCCTCCGCCGACGAGCAGTCCCTGACCTTCGAGACCGGCCGCGACCTCACCGCCCGCTGGGACTGGAACGAGCTGAAGGTGCGGCGCCGCCGTCCCTCCCTGATCACCCCCGACGACCTCGACCGCCGCTCGCAGCTGTTCGTCGAGGGCACGGCGAACTCCCTGCGGACCGGCGACCAGTTGCTCTTCGTCTTCGGTGAACAGGCGGGCGGGGAACGGAAACTGCTGCCCGTCGTGAACGTCCGGATCGACCGTGAGGAAGAGATCACCGCGATCTCCCTGCCCAAGTCGGCCCCGCCCGCGTTGAAGGAACTCGTCGACGAGGTACGGCGCTGGACCGCGGGGCCGGTGGACCCGGGCGAGCCGGGCGAGCCGGGCGACGAGCCCCCCACGCCGGAGGTCCCCAACCCCCGTCCGGTCAGCCGGCTGATCGAGGACTTCGACGACCAGGTCCTCGCCCCGCTGCGGGCCGACCTGGACGGCATCAAGACCCCGGGCGGCCTCGCGACCCGCCTCGCGGACCCCGTCGCCCGCCTGGGCGAGGCCCAGGTGCTCGCCGAGCCGTACGAGGACGTGGCGGCGTGGTTCGAGCAGCTGGAGGCGGTGCTGGCGGAACTCGCCGAGCGGGCGGGAGAGTTGGCGCCCGCGCAGCTTGCCGATACTGCCGCTTCCGACGCCTTGTCCGGGGCGGTGGTCGGCACCGATGCGCAGAAGGGAACGGCCCGCGACCCCCACCACGCCGCCCTCCAGACCCTGAGCAGGATCCTTCCCGCCCTGCGCTCCACCGCCCCCGCACCCCGTGCAGGCGGCCGCCCCCACCGTCCCGGCACCGACACCGCCCGTCTCCTCACGGCCCTCGACCCGGGGCTCGGCAGCCTCTACCCGGCCTGGCGTACGGCCGCCGCCCCGGGCACCGCGCAGCTGCTTCGGGAGCTGCTCGTGATGCGCGTCACCGCGGCCCCCTTCGGCGCCACGGCCCCGCTGAAGCCTGTCCAGGACGACCGCGGCCGGGTCATCCGCACCGCGGACTGGCCGCTGACGGGCGCGGTGCTGGCGAGCATGCGCGTGGTGTACGACACCGCGGGCAAGGTGCCGGTCCGGGCGGAGTTCCAGTACGTCGAGGGCAGCAGCTCCGACCAGCGTGCCGAGAACCTGCCCGTCACCCAGCAGCTCACGTTCCCGCTCGGCCCCGGCCAGGTCGACCTGTCGACCCGCGCCGCCCAGGACCGCGAACTGAGCTGGCTCAACCGCCGCCCGGCCGTCGCCGAGGAGCCCGGCGTCACCGCCCGTCTCCACTCCGGCCTGCCCGAGCGCACCCTGTTCGTGTCCCGGCCGGAGGAGGACGGCACGGTCCATGTGGGCATCCACAACGGCACACCGCAGGAGTTCACCCTGCGCCCCGGGGCGCCCGTGCAGGTCACCCACGGGGAGTACGAGGTGTCCCTCAGGTACACCATGGGCAGCACCGAGCCCAACGTCGAGGTCGTCATCGCGAGCAAGCCGGAGCCGGTCAACTTCCGTGTCCTCCAGCTGGACAGCGTGCACGACGGCATCACGGTCGGCAGCTGGGTGGCCGTCCAGCGCCCGGCCAAGGGAGCCACCGTACCCGGCGACGCCAAGCTGGCCTTCGTCACCACTCAGGTCGCGGCGGCGCGCACCGCGGCGTACTCCGACTACGGCATCACCGGCCGCGGCACGGAACTCACCCTCGCCGATCCCTGGCTGGACGAGTTCGACGTCCTGCTCTCCCACATCCGCGACACCACGGTGCACGCGGCGGGTGAGCCGCTGCGCCCCGCCGACGAGCCGCTCGGCGAGGACGTGCACGGCAACGAGATCGAACTCGCCGAGCTGTACGACGGGTTGCGCCCCGGCCGTACTCTCGTCGTGAGCGGCGAGCGCGCCGACATCCCGGGCGCGACCGGTGTCACGGCCACCGAGGTGGTCACGCTCGCCGCCGCCGACCCGGCCGTCGATCCACGGCTGCCCGGCGACCACGTGCACACCCGGCTGACCCTCACCGCCGACCTCGTCCACCGCTATCGCCGCGCGAGCGTCCGGATCCTCGGCAACGTCGTCGAGGCCACTCACGGCGAGAGCCGCGAGGAGGCCATCGGCAGCGGGGACTCCGACCGCGTCAACCAGACCTTCGCGCTCTGGCAGTCCCCGCTGACCTGGCTCGCCGCGGACAATCCTCCCCCAGCCTTCGGCCGCGGGTACCCCCATCTCGCTTCGCTCGGCGCAACCCCCGTCCTGGAGGTGCGTGTCGACGGGGTGCTGTGGCACGAGGCCGACAGTCTCGCCGGGCGCGGTCCGACCGAGCGGGTGTACATCACGGGCACCGCGTCCGACGGCCGGACCACCGTCACCTTCGGCGACGGCGTCCACGGCGCGCGGCTGCCCAGCGGCCACGAGAACGTGCGCGCCCGCTACCGCTTCGGCACCGGCCGGGCCGCCGACGTCCCGGCCGACCGGATCACCCAGCCCCTCACCCGGCCGCTCGGTGTCACCGCGGTCACCAACCCCCGTCCGGCCACGGGCGGCGCGGACGCGGACGGGCCGGGCCTCACCCGCCGTACCGTCCCGCTCGCCGTCTCCGCCCTGGACCGGCTGGTCTCCCCGGCGGACTACGAGGACTTCGCCCGCTCACGGGCGGGCATCGGCCGGGCCGCGGCCCGCGAGCTGTTCGACGGACGCCGGCGCGTGCTGCATGTGACGGTAGCGGGCACCGACGACGTCCCGATCGCCGACGACTCCGACCTGCTGCGCGCCCTGCGCGGGGCGCTGACGGAGTACGGAGACCCGAACCTCCCGGTCCGCGTGGACGTGCGCGAACTCGTCCTGCTGCTGGTCGCCGCCAAGGTGAAGGTCGCTCCGGACCACTCCTGGGAGATCGTCGAACCGCGGCTGCGTCAGGCCCTGTTGCGACGGCTCGGCTACGAGGGCCGGGAACTGGGGCAGCCCGCCCGGCTCTCCGAGCTGCTGGCCACGGCGCACTCCGTACCCGGCGTCGACCACGTGGACGTCGACGTCCTCACCGGGGTCCCCGCCTCGGCCGGCCCGGAGGAGCTCACCGCGCTGCTCACCGGACCCGGCACACCCGGGCCGTCCGTACCGGCGCACCAGGCCACGTACGAGGAGCGCACCCACACCGTCCGCGACGAGCACGGCGAGACCCTGTCGGCCGTCTGCGCCCGGTACGGCATCCCGCTCGCCCAACTCCTGTGCCTCAACCCCGACATCACCGACACCCGGCCCTTGGCGAAGGGCCGGACGGTGTTCGTCTTCCGCGGCATCCGCCCCGCCCAGCTCGCTCTGCTGTCGGCACGGGCCGCGGACACCCTGATTCTCACGGAGGTCAAGTGA
- a CDS encoding DUF4132 domain-containing protein: MGWVPAGGYEVALDGGRVVCRNAAGRRLKSVPAKLADDPAVTGLRQLAEWLERHDRQCLADVERWMVRSLPVPRAVLAGVWPDPAWQSALRDVVVTGADGEVAGFLRDADPERGLGLVDLDGDTVRITPDLVRIPHPVLLDDLEELREFAVELGVEQRAQQLFREVWHRPAALDAEGTQVEEYAGGAFKELRFLHGRAAQLGYRVRGGHAVCSVLEDGCAAEARVWIGDYDGYEETETGPLMWTDSAGRALKLGQVGPVAWSEGMRMAAALYAGRDIEDEERAA, encoded by the coding sequence ATGGGGTGGGTTCCGGCGGGCGGCTACGAGGTCGCCCTCGACGGCGGAAGGGTGGTGTGCCGCAACGCCGCCGGACGGCGGCTGAAGTCCGTTCCGGCCAAGCTTGCTGACGATCCGGCGGTGACGGGGCTTCGGCAGCTCGCCGAGTGGCTGGAGCGGCACGACCGCCAGTGTCTGGCCGATGTCGAGCGGTGGATGGTGCGCTCGCTCCCGGTGCCGCGCGCCGTCCTCGCCGGGGTCTGGCCGGATCCCGCCTGGCAGTCCGCGCTGCGCGACGTCGTCGTGACGGGCGCCGACGGAGAGGTCGCCGGGTTCCTGAGGGACGCCGACCCCGAGCGCGGACTCGGTCTGGTCGACCTCGACGGCGACACCGTGCGCATCACCCCCGACCTCGTCCGCATCCCGCACCCCGTGCTCCTCGACGACCTGGAGGAGCTGCGGGAGTTCGCCGTCGAACTCGGCGTCGAGCAGCGTGCCCAGCAGCTCTTCCGCGAGGTGTGGCACCGCCCGGCCGCGCTCGACGCCGAGGGCACTCAGGTCGAGGAGTACGCGGGCGGGGCCTTCAAGGAGCTGCGGTTCCTGCACGGCAGGGCGGCGCAGCTGGGCTACCGCGTGCGCGGGGGACACGCCGTCTGCTCCGTGCTGGAGGACGGCTGCGCCGCCGAGGCCCGCGTGTGGATCGGCGACTACGACGGCTACGAGGAGACCGAGACCGGTCCCCTCATGTGGACGGACTCCGCGGGCCGGGCGTTGAAGCTCGGTCAGGTCGGGCCGGTCGCCTGGTCGGAGGGCATGCGCATGGCGGCGGCGCTGTACGCGGGGCGGGACATCGAGGACGAGGAGCGGGCGGCATGA
- a CDS encoding ATP-binding protein codes for MTTALAPDATRQIVPPEDRHAVELAFLAAYDDGPRPPAWHLTPRAVVTFVMGSGGQALKLPDGAEVPAGVPRRLVVEGKFVGDRALVERCVVTLAGERGLLLVGEPGTAKSMLSELLSAAVCGTSGLVVQGTAGTTEDQLKYGWNYALLLAKGPSREALVPSPVLTAMTRGGIARVEEVTRCLPEVQDSLVSLLSERRIAVPELAGTDDALAHAAPGFNLIATANLRDKGVSEMSAALKRRFNFETVGPIPDLDAETALVRSQARASVERAGAPFQVDDAVLEALVTAFRDLREGRSTEGWEVERPSTVMSTAEAVSVAGALGLAAAYFPGDRDVLGLLPGHLLGVVRKDDPADSARLRGYWDGPVRRRAEQGSATWRTLWDLRTVLGS; via the coding sequence ATGACCACCGCCCTCGCTCCCGACGCGACCCGTCAGATCGTCCCGCCCGAGGACCGCCACGCCGTCGAACTGGCCTTCCTCGCGGCGTACGACGACGGGCCGCGCCCGCCCGCCTGGCATCTCACCCCGCGTGCCGTCGTCACGTTCGTCATGGGCAGCGGCGGGCAGGCGCTGAAGCTTCCGGACGGCGCCGAGGTGCCCGCCGGGGTGCCGCGCCGACTCGTGGTGGAGGGCAAGTTCGTCGGCGACCGGGCACTGGTCGAGCGGTGTGTCGTCACCCTCGCCGGTGAGCGCGGTCTGCTGCTCGTCGGCGAGCCCGGCACCGCCAAGTCGATGCTCTCCGAGCTGCTGTCCGCCGCCGTGTGCGGCACCAGCGGTCTTGTGGTGCAGGGTACGGCGGGCACGACCGAGGACCAGCTCAAGTACGGCTGGAACTACGCCCTGTTGCTCGCCAAGGGCCCCAGTCGGGAAGCCCTTGTGCCGTCCCCCGTCCTCACCGCCATGACCCGGGGCGGCATCGCCCGGGTCGAGGAGGTCACCCGCTGTCTGCCCGAAGTGCAGGACTCCCTGGTGTCGTTGCTCTCCGAGCGGCGCATCGCGGTCCCCGAACTGGCGGGCACGGACGACGCCCTGGCGCATGCCGCGCCCGGCTTCAATCTCATCGCCACCGCCAACCTGCGGGACAAGGGCGTGTCGGAGATGTCCGCCGCGCTCAAGCGCCGGTTCAACTTCGAGACCGTGGGCCCCATCCCGGACCTCGACGCCGAGACCGCGCTGGTGCGCAGCCAGGCCAGGGCGTCGGTCGAGCGGGCCGGGGCGCCGTTCCAGGTCGACGACGCCGTGCTGGAGGCCCTCGTGACCGCCTTCCGTGACCTGCGGGAGGGCCGGTCGACGGAGGGCTGGGAAGTGGAGCGGCCCTCCACGGTGATGAGCACGGCGGAGGCCGTCTCCGTCGCGGGCGCGCTGGGGCTGGCCGCGGCCTACTTCCCCGGCGACCGGGACGTGCTCGGGCTGCTGCCGGGGCATCTGCTCGGCGTCGTACGCAAGGACGACCCGGCCGACTCGGCCCGGCTGCGCGGCTATTGGGACGGTCCGGTACGGCGCCGCGCCGAGCAGGGTTCCGCCACCTGGCGAACCCTGTGGGACCTGCGCACGGTCCTGGGGAGCTGA
- a CDS encoding SWIM zinc finger family protein yields MNQDLPPVAPSVTAELVAALSPRLRKRLDAGIAKLADRPVVRDGDTVRIAVDDDTDLELHAPGGAVTGVDGIRCGCLLAPDCLHRAAAASAAPIADTEPDRPAGPEAESKPAEAAKAPSEAQTPSTAEPDAATADQRAAAQALYGAAAAVLDAGTDGAGAVLQAELLRAAHTARLAGLPRAAAAAVSVVTAVRAARSADPAYRLADLVSTLREVLAVAHRVPYATGPELTALRGTVRQPYTPDGSLRLYGLFSEPVLTASGYAGAVTWTADAEGRLHTVSDVAPGGPGRAVGAADRTVRIGDTALTHRELSRAGLAVSGATVSPTGRLGAGAGVRAVRASGADWQGEPLGRLWAVPVADQVARALADGHDLLFLEVTLTGTVREAAGDCLLADCDGLTLRLVAAHDDPALPYRDNLRLLGAARGSRLRVIARLSPAPHPRALLLAADHPKEPGTRLDLGLDRLRHADLPAATAPAAGTVVPTPDEAPLHLLRRRVQQAASGGRQVLAFPGSGAADAARLRGHGLATAGDLLDELHCAAPARARDPFGRLLPADTDRFARAWLAAAVYTDEVDRALCAAAWNTGHRSPASTAPPVIRGIP; encoded by the coding sequence ATGAACCAGGACCTTCCTCCGGTCGCCCCGTCCGTGACCGCCGAACTGGTCGCGGCGCTGTCACCACGGCTGCGCAAGCGGCTGGACGCGGGCATCGCGAAGCTGGCGGACCGGCCGGTGGTGCGCGACGGCGACACCGTGCGCATCGCCGTCGACGACGACACCGACCTCGAACTGCACGCCCCCGGCGGCGCCGTGACCGGCGTCGACGGCATCCGCTGCGGCTGTCTGCTGGCACCGGACTGCCTGCACCGGGCGGCCGCGGCGTCGGCGGCCCCGATCGCCGACACCGAACCGGATCGACCGGCCGGACCGGAGGCGGAATCCAAACCGGCCGAGGCGGCAAAGGCCCCGTCGGAGGCCCAGACCCCGTCCACGGCGGAGCCCGACGCGGCCACCGCCGACCAGCGCGCCGCCGCGCAGGCGCTCTACGGCGCGGCGGCCGCGGTCCTCGACGCAGGCACCGACGGCGCTGGGGCGGTGCTCCAGGCCGAGTTGCTGCGCGCGGCGCACACCGCGCGGCTGGCGGGACTCCCCAGGGCGGCCGCCGCGGCGGTCTCCGTGGTCACCGCGGTGCGCGCGGCCCGCTCGGCGGACCCCGCGTACCGCCTCGCCGACCTCGTCTCCACCCTGCGCGAGGTCCTGGCCGTCGCCCACCGCGTCCCGTATGCCACCGGCCCCGAACTGACCGCGCTGCGCGGCACCGTACGCCAGCCGTACACCCCGGACGGCTCGCTGCGGCTGTACGGCCTGTTCTCCGAGCCCGTGCTCACGGCGAGTGGCTATGCGGGCGCGGTCACCTGGACCGCCGACGCCGAGGGCCGTCTCCACACGGTCTCCGACGTGGCCCCGGGCGGCCCCGGCCGGGCCGTGGGGGCGGCCGACCGGACCGTGCGCATCGGTGACACGGCCCTGACCCACCGTGAGTTGTCGCGCGCGGGCCTCGCGGTGTCCGGTGCCACCGTCTCGCCGACGGGTCGGCTGGGTGCGGGGGCGGGGGTACGGGCGGTTCGGGCCTCCGGAGCCGACTGGCAGGGCGAACCGCTCGGCCGGCTCTGGGCCGTGCCGGTCGCCGATCAGGTCGCGCGTGCCCTGGCCGACGGCCACGACCTGCTGTTCCTGGAGGTCACACTCACCGGGACGGTCCGTGAGGCGGCGGGCGACTGTCTGCTGGCGGACTGCGACGGGCTGACGCTCCGTCTGGTCGCCGCCCACGACGACCCCGCCCTTCCCTACCGCGACAACCTCCGTCTGCTGGGCGCCGCCCGGGGCAGCCGGCTCCGCGTGATCGCCCGGCTCAGCCCTGCCCCGCACCCCCGGGCCCTGCTGCTGGCCGCCGACCACCCGAAGGAGCCGGGCACCCGTCTCGACCTGGGCCTGGACCGGCTCCGGCACGCGGACCTGCCCGCCGCGACGGCACCGGCCGCCGGGACCGTCGTACCCACACCCGACGAAGCACCGCTGCACCTCCTGCGCCGCCGGGTGCAGCAGGCCGCGTCCGGCGGCCGGCAGGTGCTCGCGTTTCCCGGGAGCGGCGCCGCGGACGCCGCACGTCTGCGCGGGCACGGCCTGGCGACCGCGGGTGATCTGCTGGACGAACTGCACTGCGCCGCGCCGGCCCGTGCGCGTGACCCCTTCGGCCGGCTCCTCCCGGCCGACACGGACCGCTTCGCCCGCGCCTGGCTCGCCGCCGCCGTCTACACCGACGAAGTGGACCGGGCGCTGTGTGCCGCGGCGTGGAACACGGGCCACCGCTCCCCCGCGTCGACGGCACCGCCCGTCATTCGAGGCATCCCGTGA
- a CDS encoding inorganic diphosphatase, which translates to MPRITVDIDATASSTIRKSDDGASGRLTSQGWPVGHGRVPDTLDADGLPLDALVVMPEPALAGATVPAWPLGVLHRIAAESETAAPVLLCVAEDPSFIDLVDTPDLPRWHAEGDAWAAVLARLQHQAVGKVTACGTRAEAEHLISDAHHAYERLTGCLE; encoded by the coding sequence ATGCCCCGGATCACTGTCGACATAGACGCGACCGCCTCGTCCACCATCCGCAAGTCCGACGACGGCGCCTCCGGCCGCCTCACCTCACAGGGCTGGCCGGTCGGACACGGACGTGTCCCGGACACCCTCGACGCCGATGGGCTGCCCCTGGACGCCCTGGTGGTGATGCCCGAACCGGCACTGGCCGGTGCCACGGTGCCCGCTTGGCCGCTGGGCGTCCTGCACCGCATCGCCGCCGAGTCCGAAACTGCCGCCCCGGTACTGCTGTGCGTGGCCGAGGACCCCTCCTTCATCGACCTCGTCGACACCCCCGACCTGCCACGCTGGCACGCCGAGGGCGACGCCTGGGCCGCCGTACTCGCACGCCTGCAGCACCAGGCCGTCGGCAAGGTCACGGCCTGCGGTACCCGCGCCGAGGCCGAGCACCTGATCAGCGACGCTCATCACGCCTACGAGCGGCTCACGGGATGCCTCGAATGA